The proteins below are encoded in one region of Phaeodactylum tricornutum CCAP 1055/1 chromosome 3, complete sequence:
- a CDS encoding predicted protein, producing NLLNGTFPTENGLLRTLEALDLHLNEFVGGQIATELCGLTSLEYLSAGYTGLSGAIPPCIGQLSNLEVLFLSNTLLEGEVPQELSQLSLLEKIFLDDNKLRGNVSTMFNNMLNIVDIFLEDNEFTGEIGAEFIAGGTGLTRLDLSNNNITGEIPTHFFEYANLTVLDLHGNDITGSLPEPIPTNEKLEILALHQNILSGSIPPSISNLRVLLHLDLASNVINGEIPSELGMITSLRYLFLADNRNLVNGPIPQTFANLTNLEELSLKSTRRTGELPDFISEFENLLLLDLDDNDFSGQLPSNYSMLDKLQFFLVNRNSRLSGFIPSEYDNLSSLRSVFLDTTNLTGDFEP from the coding sequence AACCTGTTGAACGGAACCTTTCCTACGGAAAACGGTTTGCTTCGGACGCTTGAAGCACTGGACTTGCATTTAAACGAATTTGTCGGAGGTCAGATCGCTACGGAACTCTGTGGCTTGACATCGCTTGAGTACTTGAGTGCGGGCTACACAGGACTCAGCGGAGCTATTCCACCTTGTATCGGCCAGCTGTCGAATCTTGAggttttgtttttgtccaaCACTCTCCTCGAAGGTGAAGTTCCACAAGAGCTATCTCAATTATCACTCCTGGAGAAAATATTTCTTGATGACAACAAGCTTCGTGGTAACGTTTCGACGATGTTCAACAATATGCTAAATATCGTGGATATCTTTTTGGAGGACAACGAGTTCACGGGAGAAATTGGTGCTGAATTCATCGCCGGAGGAACTGGCCTTACGCGCCTTGACTtatccaacaacaacataaCGGGAGAGATTCCAACGCACTTTTTCGAGTACGCGAACTTGACGGTGCTTGACCTACATGGCAACGACATCACGGGCTCTCTTCCTGAGCCGATTCCTACAAACGAAAAGCTGGAGATTTTGGCACTGCATCAAAATATTCTGTCGGGATCTATTCCGCCGTCAATCTCAAATCTTAGGGTCTTGCTTCATTTAGACTTGGCAAGCAACGTGATAAATGGTGAGATTCCTTCAGAGCTTGGAATGATCACCTCGTTGCGATACTTGTTTCTGGCAGACAATCGTAATCTTGTGAATGGACCCATTCCGCAAACATTTGCAAATCTCACGAATCTCGAAGAGCTTTCCTTAAAGTCGACTCGACGTACTGGCGAACTTCCAGATTTCATCAGTGAGTTTGAAAATCTTCTTCTGCTGGATTTAGACGACAATGACTTTTCGGGTCAGCTTCCCTCGAATTACAGCATGTTAGACAAGTTGCAATTCTTTTTAGTAAATCGCAATTCGAGGTTGTCCGGATTTATTCCGAGCGAGTACGACAATTTATCGAGTTTACGCTCAGTGTTCTTGGATACAACAAATTTGACTGGTGATTTCGAGCCT
- a CDS encoding predicted protein, with product MLDNKTDLTKPHEWYPHARLNRRKVIYHGGPTNSGKTYEALERLKLANKGMYLGPLRLLAAEIYEKLTAAGVYCNLYTGQERREIPFATHGAATVEMASVVDDFDVVVIDEIQMIEDQERGFAWTRALLGSRAKEIHVCGGLEAKEIVERIAKACGDDFELRTYKRFAELKVSVQCLAKSLKDVNSYKNVQAGDCIVAFSRNDIFAIKREIETATSYKCCVIYGSLPPETRSEQARRFNNPNSGYDILVASDAIAMGLNLSIRRIIFNSMYKHDGTGIVRLGHSAVKQISGRAGRRNSLYPFGEVS from the exons ATGCTCGATAATAAGACGGATTTGACAAAGCCCCACGAATGGTACCCGCATGCGCGCTTGAATCGGCGAAAAGTAATTTACCACGGAGGTCCGACGAACTCTGGGAAAACGTATGAAGCGTTGGAACGCCTCAAGCTAGCCAACAAGGGGATGTACTTAGGACCGTTGCGATTGTTGGCGGCTGAAATTTATGAAAAGCTTACTGCCGCAGGCGTCTATTGCAATCTATACACGGGTCAGGAGCGTCGAGAGATTCCGTTTGCTACGCATGGCGCGGCTACTGTTGAGATGGCTTCAGTTGTTGACGATTTCGACGTGGTGGTCATTGATGAAATTCAGATGATAGAAGACCAGGAGAGAGGATTTGCATGGACGAGAGCCTTACTGGGCTCTCGGGCAAAAGAAATACATGTCTGTGGAGGGCTCGAAGCGAAAGAGATCGTTGAGCGAATCGCAAAAGCATGTGGTGATGACTTTGAGCTTCGAACGTACAAACGATTCGCTGAACTCAAGGTCTCCGTCCAATGTCTTGCAAAAAGCTTGAAAGACGTCAATAGCTACAAGAATGTTCAGGCTGGTGACTGTATAGTTGCCTTCAGTCGCAACG ATATTTTTGCAATCAAACGAGAGATAGAAACCGCTACAAGCTACAAATGCTGCGTTATTTATGGCTCGCTCCCTCCAGAGACAAGATCGGAGCAAGCGCGTCGCTTTAATAACCCTAATTCTGGCTATGACATTCTTGTGGCTTC TGATGCTATTGCAATGGGATTGAATCTTAGCATTCGGCGTATCATTTTTAACTCGATGTACAAGCATGACGGAACAGGGATCGTCAGACTTGGCCACTCTGCAGTCAAGCAAATAAGTGGACGGGctggacgaagaaacagtcTTTATCCTTTTGGAGAAGTAAGT
- a CDS encoding predicted protein gives MVYQLAGTFTLLSCLISMWHMTAHLRKMNQPDVQRRILAILWMSPIYAITSWFSLVFHSAEGYLAIIKDGYESYIIYQFLSFCIAVLGKGDRNAVVDLLARRADHMTPPFRLFGVFEICCSCCRPDPYVNDRALADAILLQCQFFALQFVFFRPLTTTAMVVLDKLQYYGLGTGPTDYRSPQFYIVIVQNVSIFVAFAGLLKFYHAVDQDLAWCRPFAKFLCIKGVVFMTFWQGLALGILAQTTDVGGQDADEWGKSAQNFLICLEMLLFSIAHFYCFPTEEWEEGYRV, from the exons ATGGTATATCAGCTCGCAGGGACCTTCACTTTGCTGAGCTGTCTTATCAGTATGTGGCACATGACCGCCCATTTGCGAAAGATGAACCAACCTGACGTACAACGTCGCATTTTGGCGATTCTTTGGATGTCACCGATCTATGCTATTACATCTTGGTTCAGTCTAGTATTTCACTCTGCAGAGGGCTATCTCGCGATAATCAAAGATGGCTATGAATCTTACATCATCTACCAGTTTCTGTCCTTTTGCATTGCCGTTCTGGGCAAAGGTGATCGCAATGCTGTCGTTGATCTTCTGGCTCGACGAGCGGATCATATGACCCCTCCCTTTCGACTTTTTGGAGTCTTTGAAATatgctgttcttgttgcaGGCCCGATCCGTATGTGAATGATCGTGCCTTGGCGGATGCAATTCTGTTGCAGTGTCAGTTTTTCGCCTTGCagttcgttttcttccgaCCCTTGACGACAACAGCCATGGTAGTACTTGATAAGCTGCAATATTATGGACTAGGGACGGGTCCGACAGACTATCGATCGCCACAGTTCTATATTGTCATTGTGCAGAATGTTTCAATCTTTGTGGCGTTTGCAGGTCTCCTTAAGTTCTACCACGCTGTTGATCAAGATCTTGCTTGGTGCCGGCCTTTCGCGAAATTTCTTTGTATCAAAGGTGTCGTTTTTATGACATT CTGGCAAGGTCTCGCATTAGGTATCTTGGCGCAGACGACAGATGTCGGTGGACAAGATGCAGACGAATGGGGCAAGTCGGCCCAGAACTTTCTAATCTGTCTCGAAATGTTGCTGTTCTCAATAGCTCATTTCTACTGCTTTCCAACCGAAGAATGGGAAGAAGGATACCGGGTG
- a CDS encoding predicted protein has protein sequence MQSFLQRYSFDIESLKSMLSFVCFTLSFPVVAASLSGSMSTIRNVVVVGGTHGNEYTGVWCIKALDRAAESLSALYPSLRISTLLANPEAYRQNKRFNPYALTKSMRCSGQSFKTDVIVDLHSTTSNMGLTLIIAEGDSLMAAAAAYVLLKCGGEARGARCLMHSHPSRESRPNLSSAARHGFTIEVGPVPQGILRHDAVERTQQAVAALLEFLQLHNQDRTRLLQNLRQAYDNKKVPCFRSAPARRPGEMSGKITWPCDSENVNFPAVMVHKDLQDRDFHEIQTGDPLFVDLKGKTIPYTGSHGSPVYLMFVNEGGYYYASSGTGIGVAIRADFNLESGKFVEKITVGEYDVS, from the exons ATGCAATCATTCTTGCAAAGATATAGCTTTGATATCGAGTCGCTTAAAAGCatgctttcctttgtttgCTTCACGTTGTCCTTCCCAGTAGTGGCGGCTTCACTATCGGGCAGCATGTCAACTATTCGGAATGTGGTGGTGGTCGGTGGAACGCACGGGAACGAGTACACGGGGGTCTGGTGCATCAAGGCCCTTGACCGGGCTGCCGAAAGCCTCAGCGCTCTTTACCCTTCGTTACGGATATCCACGTTACTTGCAAACCCTGAAGCCTATCGTCAAAATAAACGATTT AATCCCTACGCGCTCACGAAATCAATGAGATGCTCGGGCCAAAGTTTCAAAACCGATGTCATCGTGGATTTGCATTCCACAACTAGCAACATGGGTCTGACGCTTATAATTGCCGAAGGCGACTCACTCATGGCTGCGGCAGCCGCTTATGTATTGCTGAAGTGTGGAGGCGAAGCTCGCGGAGCTCGATGTTTAATGCACTCTCATCCTTCACGAGAATCTCGGCCGAACCTATCGTCGGCTGCACGGCACGGGTTCACTATTGAAGTCGGGCCTGTTCCTCAAGGAATACTCCGTCACGATGCCGTTGAAAGGACGCAACAAGCGGTGGCGGCGCTACTGGAATTTCTGCAGCTTCACAATCAAGACAGGACTCGTTTGCTACAGAATCTGCGGCAAGCCTATGATAATAAAAAAGTTCCTTGCTTTCGATCTGCACCAGCACGGAGACCGGGAGAAATGTCAGGGAAAATCACTTGGCCCTGTGATTCCGAAAATGTCAATTTCCCAGCAGTGATGGTACACAAGGACTTGCAAGATCGGGATTTTCATGAAATACAAACAGGTGATCCCCTTTTTGTCGATTTGAAAGGCAAGACCATTCCGTATACCGGGTCACATGGGTCGCCTGTCTATCTCATGTTCGTTAACGAAGGCGGGTATTATTACGCAAGTTCTGGAACTGGTATTGGCGTCGCTATCCGAGCTGATTTTAATCTGGAGTCGGGGAAATTTGTAGAAAAGATCACGGTGGGAGAGTATGATGTATCCTAG
- a CDS encoding predicted protein: MGSPRRLIFEPLPPPPTSPDMDHDASPFLSQRYTTSRRRTHTFRRVQRVSRHAALTTKQHLWDSNDASIDAAVAAVDQWESAYNALRGLVVAGVQSAKGVYGGLKEGAGKIENGVLLPVRDWIILPAFFGVEHATAETAKFLQSEAAHQLAGQSLELVKKVPIVGDNVLAPAMYFSVGLVQRTWEIVQYPIPSKQQVRGSVELALNGTKWALSTVGREVYLYFKRADANITRTLMHTQWKVLGSGPYATLDKLNKSEVINHLCERYFSLEDAISRYELAAHIKSHNVPLYHDLVVSGLLKDRGGGITEDDEWLSSWPVYRHLEDPFLIPEEEKLSGIEISSLWFRLPYLNGKRPSGRDQRWVCFGRIEQNILEDRYRHVIREGVTVLGIGEERKAGAMEPSGLVNEADNQISANHTTNNLSNVTSAETNCVEYPTIAKWSIPPLVAKEYGELCDSCNEQDAQMPSVSTLLAPPPIGAVMRPTFWRFHGPGDEVRRAAWILDTPRHGLQPFDEEAQSVLEDAYLFLKWMSVRQEFRHESDLDSALLTVEVPCPDGTDRLIQFSSLTQATAIQKGMLPAVAIFKRRVYRGAWLQNSAAALLETKTQKQELVSVQESILQAVQDNGALGETIVPDAALRTVLSPGKRQDESRLVLHTSGDDLAVPPSRLWEEGSSPVMESHPQADVDHLILVVHGIGEMLRSIDVFGLAMPNLSSIVDCCGFLRKNHSEVQDAHFAQMYPTADATSRASTGRVEYLPIEWHESFSLLSQRRSTSEATPKHNVMIKDISLRTIPNMREFANDTLMDVLYFMSPEHHDMIMSIVTNEMNVVVEKFAALAGFSGRVSLIGHSLGSIISWDILANQSLDILGESAKQSLHGVPSIETFGGTGFSNYGSATSVGHDAPEVTQQATRFEGLKPYPKLRFAVDNFFLLGSPVAVFLMIRNQRKPLCENYFLSGCNRVFNIFHPYDPVAYRVEPCIDPRNADFEPTIMKHWNGGFRVQYQTKRLWKKFVDSTWKTQQSVVEAFEASMAGMGLLDATTDTFNDDDTSASEISSDDNRSTANVIAGKLNQGRRIDYMLQEKEIETANEYVAALAAHSSYWIEKDLSLFVARQIYLSTLEQSAEAAEASLWESIGSNSV; the protein is encoded by the exons ATGGGATCACCACGCCGTCTCATCTTTGAGCCACTTCCTCCGCCCCCAACCAGTCCAGACATGGACCACGACGCatctccttttctttcacaaaGGTACACGACTAGCAGGCGCCGAACGCACACTTTCCGACGAGTCCAACGTGTTTCTCGCCACGCAGCTCTAACCACGAAACAACATCTATGGGATTCCAATGATGCAAGCATTGACGCTGCCGTCGCAGCTGTCGATCAGTGGGAATCTGCCTACAACGCGTTAAGAGGTCTGGTCGTTGCCGGTGTTCAGTCTGCGAAAGGTGTCTATGGCGGTCTCAAGGAAGGGGCGGGAAAAATTGAAAACGGTGTGTTGCTACCTGTTAGAGATTGGATTATCCTACCAGCCTTCTTTGGTGTTGAACACGCAACGGCGGAAACAGCGAAGTTTCTTCAAAGTGAAGCGGCGCATCAGCTCGCGGGTCAGTCACTTGAGCTCGTTAAAAAGGTTCCGATCGTAGGGGACAACGTGCTCGCACCTGCTATGTATTTTTCGGTTGGACTCGTTCAGCGAACCTGGGAAATTGTACAGTACCCAATTCCATCAAAACAACAAGTTCGAGGCTCGGTCGAGCTTGCTTTAAATGGTACAAAATGGGCGCTTTCGACTGTTGGACGTGAAGTTTATTTGTATTTTAAACGTGCGGATGCCAATATCACTCGCACATTAATGCATACGCAATGGAAAGTGCTAGGAAGTGGCCCCTATGCAACGCTTGATAAGCTGAACAAGAGTGAAGTCATCAATCATTTATGTGAACGATACTTCAGTCTTGAGGATGCAATATCACGATATGAGCTGGCGGCTCACATTAAAAGCCATAATGTACCATTGTACCATGATCTTGTCGTGTCAGGTTTGTTGAAGGATAGAGGAGGGGGCATTACAGAAGACGATGAATGGCTCAGTTCATGGCCTGTATATCGACATCTTGAAGATCCATTTCTGATCCCTGAGGAAGAGAAACTTTCCGGCATCGAAATATCGTCTCTTTGGTTCCGTTTGCCCTATCTGAACGGAAAGCGACCTTCTGGTAGGGATCAGCGCTGGGTTTGTTTCGGTCGCATTGAGCAGAATATCCTAGAGGATCGGTACCGCCATGTGATTAGAGAGGGTGTTACGGTTTTAGGCATTGGtgaagaaaggaaagctgGTGCGATGGAACCAAGCGGTTTGGTTAATGAGGCGGACAATCAGATTTCTGCCAATCATACTACAAATAATTTGTCAAATGTCACGTCTGCGGAGACCAATTGCGTAGAGTATCCCACCATCGCAAAATG GTCCATCCCGCCACTGGTGGCGAAAGAATACGGGGAGCTCTGCGACTCTTGCAATGAACAGGATGCCCAAATGCCATCCGTTTCTACTCTACTAGCTCCACCGCCAATTGGCGCAGTCATGCGTCCAACTTTTTGGAGGTTTCATGGTCCGGGGGACGAAGTTCGAAGAGCAGCATGGATACTTGATACTCCGAGGCACGGTCTGCAGCCTTTTGATGAGGAGGCGCAATCTGTCTTGGAAGATGCCTATCTTTTCTTAAAATGGATGTCCGTTCGCCAAGAGTTTCGTCATGAGTCTGATTTAGACAGCGCTCTTCTAACAG TGGAGGTACCTTGCCCTGATGGGACGGATAGACTTATCCAATTTAGTTCCTTGACTCAAGCTACAGCAATTCAAAAAGGTATGCTGCCAGCCGTTGCCATCTTCAAGAGAAGGGTATATCGGGGAGCCTGGTTGCAAAATTCTGCTGCAGCTCTATTAGAAACAAAGACCCAAAAGCAGGAACTAGTGTCAGTTCAGGAATCTATTTTGCAGGCAGTTCAAGATAATGGTGCTCTCGGCGAGACAATAGTACCCGATGCAGCGCTGCGGACCGTTCTCTCTCCTGGCAAACGTCAAGATGAAAGCCGTCTCGTGCTCCACACGAGCGGCGACGATCTTGCCGTTCCTCCCAGTAGACTTTGGGAGGAAGGATCATCTCCCGTAATGGAGAGCCATCCTCAGGCCGATGTCGATCACCTCATCCTCGTCGTTCATGGAATTGGGGAAATGCTACGTTCAATAGATGTTTTTGGTCTTGCAATGCCCAATCTCTCTTCGATTGTGGATTGTTGTGGTTTTCTGCGGAAGAATCACTCCGAAGTCCAAGATGCCCACTTTGCTCAGATGTACCCAACGGCTGACGCCACTTCAAGAGCCTCGACTGGTAGAGTGGAGTATCTTCCTATTGAATGGCATGAATCTTTTTCTCTTTTATCTCAACGACGGTCGACTTCGGAAGCTACACCCAAACACAATGTTATGATCAAAGACATCTCATTGCGAACGATTCCGAACATGCGAGAGTTCGCGAATGACACTCTGATGGATGTTTTATATTTCATGAGTCCAGAACACCACGATATGATCATGTCCATCGTAACAAATGAAAtgaatgttgttgttgaaaaATTTGCTGCCTTAGCTGGTTTCTCTGGACGAGTATCTTTAATTGGGCACTCCTTAGGATCCATTATTTCATGGGACATCCTTGCTAATCAGTCGCTGGACATATTGGGGGAAAGTGCCAAGCAATCCTTACATGGTGTGCCTTCAATTGAAACCTTTGGCGGCACGGGGTTTTCTAACTACGGTAGTGCTACTTCAGTTGGACATGACGCACCAGAGGTGACGCAGCAGGCGACTCGATTTGAAGGATTGAAGCCCTATCCAAAGCTCAGATTTGCGGTTGACAATTTTTTCTTACTTGGTTCTCCGGTTGCCGTCTTTTTGATGATACGAAATCAACGAAAGCCTTTGTGTGAGAATTATTTTCTTTCTGGGTGCAATCGGGTATTTAACATCTTCCATCCATATGATCCTGTCGCTTATCGAGTGGAGCCCTGTATTGATCCCAGAAACGCGGACTTCGAGCCTACCATTATGAAACATTGGAATGGTGGCTTTCGCGTTCAGTACCAGACCAAgcggctttggaaaaagtttgttGACTCAACTTGGAAGACACAGCAGAGTGTTGTTGAGGCATTTGAAGCAAGCATGGCTGGAATGGGTCTGCTTGATGCGACAACAGACACAttcaacgacgacgatacttCCGCCTCAGAAATAAGTTCAGACGATAATCGAAGTACCGCCAATGTCATCGCTGGAAAGTTAAATCAAGGAAGGCGTATTGATTATATGCTCCAAGAGAAAGAGATCGAGACAGCCAATGAGTACGTTGCCGCACTGGCGGCTCACAGCTCTTACTGGATTGAAAAGGATCTTTCTTTGTTCGTTGCACGCCAGATTTACCTCAGCACTCTTGAACAATCAGCAGAGGCTGCTGAAGCCAGTTTGTGGGAGTCTATTGGGAGTAACTCTGTGTAG
- a CDS encoding predicted protein: MGTQSVFRSLSLAKDRGWTRHLAPGKARIPLTGASHISPCFAFVPRGGGGSARLASSTPDLSCSAPRQRRITFWTDIEGDRDYLTRYVNRSLVLCFRKTVPRLDQRLQLSVKNDNTTYFPYNHCLDFAHEHDVVVYGGDVWDQGGSDLYVIRQLLDLHQRYPDRVFFVMGNRDVNKMRVIQELGCPGSGASPSHYGVYWLQGTQRVGDPALGIMSNNPVERLKWMLSSTMGSPRAFDNRQWELQQERESLGQVDRVMDEDVVESYRKSCYPTGEMGRYLSLANITVRLGEVLFLHGALPLTADVLKVASKRSVWDDMTFAMPWLEPSVMTGDNCVDSVDDWFDALNMFASEKVQNWQRHPIEDEYWSRAGGYKHTAGSFSQLIQYGMGWIPGQKRNPTVIYASWSTNGMPRRFFPDPEHSSLDEAFVNMTHEFFERSNLRLLCSGHQPQGDMPNTIRVARSGEDQSHWIVNGDTSYSGDTLWHHLPGEEENRKNVGRGRSRSGRGPVAVSEAIIEQCSDTGKVLRTFCHGVLSDGSEYCTVPINFSSDIPKEALSVGRLASSLSSPSIKTSPHRGLWWTKAAFDDGTCLLAAGEGFRFWNRIMSS, encoded by the coding sequence ATGGGAACGCAGTCAGTTTTCCGATCGTTGTCACTTGCTAAGGATCGAGGCTGGACTCGACATCTCGCACCAGGAAAGGCACGAATACCGCTGACAGGGGCAAGTCACATCAGTCCATGTTTCGCTTTCGTACCTCGGGGTGGCGGCGGGAGCGCACGACTAGCTTCTTCTACCCCCGACCTCAGTTGTAGCGCGCCTCGCCAACGACGTATTACCTTTTGGACCGATATTGAAGGCGACCGAGATTATCTTACACGTTACGTCAATCGTTCTCTAGTGCTCTGCTTTCGAAAAACTGTCCCTCGTCTGGACCAACGCTTGCAGCTATCCGTCAAGAACGACAATACTACTTACTTCCCGTACAATCACTGTTTGGACTTTGCCCATGAGCACGACGTTGTCGTCTATGGGGGGGATGTGTGGGATCAAGGGGGCTCAGATCTTTACGTCATAAGACAATTGCTCGATCTGCATCAGCGCTATCCCGATCGAGTCTTTTTTGTCATGGGGAATCGGGATGTGAACAAAATGCGTGTCATACAGGAACTGGGTTGTCCGGGAAGTGGTGCCTCGCCATCGCATTACGGCGTCTACTGGCTCCAAGGAACACAAAGAGTGGGGGATCCTGCTTTAGGAATTATGTCGAACAATCCAGTTGAGCGTCTAAAGTGGATGCTATCTTCAACGATGGGTAGTCCTCGTGCTTTTGACAATCGACAATGGGAGTTGCAGCAGGAGCGTGAATCCCTTGGTCAAGTAGATCGAGTCATGGACGAGGACGTTGTTGAGTCCTATCGCAAGTCATGCTATCCCACAGGAGAGATGGGCCGATACCTCTCACTTGCGAATATTACTGTTCGACTCGGGGAAGTGTTGTTTCTACACGGAGCTTTGCCGTTGACGGCGGATGTATTGAAAGTGGCTAGCAAGAGGAGTGTATGGGATGATATGACCTTTGCAATGCCGTGGCTTGAACCTTCGGTAATGACAGGTGATAACTGTGTTGATTCGGTTGACGACTGGTTCGATGCGCTCAATATGTTTGCTTCTGAAAAAGTTCAGAATTGGCAAAGGCATCCTATCGAAGATGAATACTGGAGTCGTGCCGGTGGCTATAAGCACACCGCAGGATCCTTTTCTCAGCTGATACAGTACGGAATGGGCTGGATCCCTGGTCAGAAACGAAATCCGACAGTTATTTATGCAAGCTGGAGTACAAACGGCATGCCGCGGAGGTTTTTCCCCGATCCGGAGCATTCATCGCTGGACGAAGCTTTTGTAAACATGACCCACGAATTCTTTGAACGCTCAAACTTGCGTCTACTTTGTTCGGGTCACCAACCGCAAGGTGACATGCCCAACACAATTCGCGTTGCACGGTCTGGAGAAGACCAAAGTCATTGGATCGTGAATGGCGACACAAGCTATTCGGGCGATACTCTTTGGCATCATCTACCTGGCGAGGAAGAGAACAGAAAGAACGTGGGTCGAGGGAGATCCCGTAGTGGAAGAGGTCCTGTGGCCGTGAGTGAGGCTATCATTGAGCAATGCTCGGACACCGGCAAGGTTCTTCGTACGTTTTGCCACGGAGTCCTCAGTGACGGCAGCGAATATTGTACCGTACCCATCAATTTTTCATCCGACATTCCTAAAGAAGCATTGTCCGTAGGTCGATTGGCGTCTTCCTTATCCTCACCTTCGATAAAGACATCTCCTCATCGTGGACTGTGGTGGACGAAAGCTGCATTTGATGACGGAACGTGCCTTCTCGCTGCAGGCGAAGGATTCCGGTTTTGGAACCGAATCATGTCATCATGA